The following coding sequences are from one Mustela lutreola isolate mMusLut2 chromosome 5, mMusLut2.pri, whole genome shotgun sequence window:
- the SMIM3 gene encoding small integral membrane protein 3, protein MDAVSQVPMEAALPKHILDIWVIVLIILATIVIMTSLLLCPATAVIIYRMRTHPVFNGAV, encoded by the coding sequence ATGGATGCCGTTAGCCAGGTCCCGATGGAAGCCGCGCTCCCCAAGCACATCCTGGATATCTGGGTCATTGTCCTCATCATCCTGGCCACCATTGTCATCATGACCTCCCTGTTACTGTGCCCGGCAACGGCGGTCATTATCTATCGCATGCGGACTCATCCTGTCTTCAACGGGGCCGTCTGA